A single window of Arcobacter venerupis DNA harbors:
- a CDS encoding RluA family pseudouridine synthase: protein MDKNFIVFETNRLDKFLALNIDASRNQIEQLIKKEYVKVDGKIVSKTGLKLKENQSVDVHFPEAELNPKKDETFVKESLKDKNVEIIYEDNDILVINKPYNLTVHDAPSVKDATLVDWLKLNNISLSTISGEERYGIVHRLDKGTSGVMVVAKTNEAHLGLSKQLEDKSMGRYYLAIIDTPLKDNVVIDKAIARNQNNRLKMSIEENGRNAKSAFFKMALSNKENFELIAAKLFTGRTHQIRVHLSSINRHILGDNLYGFKGELNKINRFYLHAYYLYLTHPISNKQMSFKADLPNDMNEFLDKNFQLENINVKLNENNIISNFNTFA from the coding sequence ATGGATAAAAATTTTATTGTTTTTGAAACAAATAGACTGGATAAATTTCTTGCATTAAATATTGATGCTTCAAGAAATCAAATTGAACAACTTATAAAAAAAGAGTATGTTAAAGTTGATGGCAAAATAGTAAGTAAAACTGGCCTTAAATTAAAAGAGAATCAAAGTGTTGACGTTCACTTCCCTGAAGCTGAATTAAATCCTAAAAAAGATGAAACTTTTGTAAAAGAGTCTTTAAAAGACAAAAATGTTGAAATTATTTATGAAGATAATGATATCTTAGTAATTAATAAACCTTACAATTTAACAGTTCATGATGCTCCAAGTGTTAAAGATGCAACTTTAGTTGACTGGTTAAAACTAAATAATATTTCATTATCAACAATTAGTGGAGAAGAACGATATGGAATAGTTCATAGATTAGATAAAGGAACAAGTGGTGTTATGGTTGTTGCAAAAACAAACGAAGCACATTTAGGATTATCTAAACAACTTGAAGATAAATCTATGGGAAGATATTATCTCGCAATTATTGATACACCATTAAAAGATAATGTTGTTATTGATAAAGCAATTGCACGAAATCAAAATAATAGACTAAAAATGTCTATTGAAGAGAATGGTAGAAATGCAAAATCAGCTTTTTTTAAAATGGCTTTAAGTAATAAAGAAAATTTTGAATTAATAGCTGCAAAATTATTCACAGGGAGAACTCATCAAATTAGAGTTCACTTAAGTTCGATAAATAGGCATATATTAGGGGATAATTTATATGGTTTTAAGGGCGAATTAAATAAAATTAATAGGTTTTATTTGCATGCTTATTATCTTTATTTAACCCACCCAATTTCAAATAAGCAAATGAGTTTCAAAGCAGATTTACCAAATGATATGAATGAATTCTTAGATAAAAATTTTCAACTGGAGAATATAAATGTTAAACTTAATGAAAATAACATCATTAGCAACTTTAATACTTTTGCTTAA
- a CDS encoding cell division ATP-binding protein FtsE — translation MIEAKNIYLSYDDNKYIIKKGNFSIKPKEFIFIGGNSGSGKSTLLKSFYGDIPLKHGSLKIENQEVFGIRGKKLRVLRKDIGIIFQDYKLINEYTIEENIMIPLKINGYSDEISKDQANKLLAHVRLSHRSGYYPNELSGGEQQRVAVARALAHNPKIIIADEPTGNLDDYSAEVVWNLLKGANEQLGITIVVVTHRVPKNLGIKFRQLSIEDGIIYEVS, via the coding sequence ATGATAGAAGCAAAAAATATTTATCTTTCATATGATGACAATAAATATATTATAAAAAAAGGAAACTTTTCTATAAAACCTAAAGAGTTTATATTTATAGGTGGAAACTCGGGAAGTGGAAAATCAACACTTTTAAAATCATTTTATGGAGATATTCCTTTAAAACATGGTAGTTTAAAAATAGAAAATCAAGAAGTTTTTGGAATTAGAGGGAAAAAACTAAGGGTTTTAAGAAAAGACATTGGTATTATTTTTCAAGATTATAAATTAATAAATGAATATACTATTGAAGAAAATATTATGATTCCTCTTAAAATCAATGGTTATTCGGATGAAATATCAAAAGATCAAGCAAATAAGCTTTTAGCTCATGTTAGACTTTCGCACCGTTCTGGTTATTATCCAAATGAACTAAGTGGTGGAGAGCAACAAAGAGTGGCAGTTGCACGTGCACTTGCACATAATCCAAAAATAATTATTGCAGATGAACCAACAGGAAATCTTGATGATTATTCAGCTGAAGTTGTATGGAACTTATTAAAAGGCGCAAATGAGCAATTGGGAATTACTATTGTTGTCGTAACACACAGAGTTCCTAAAAATTTAGGTATTAAGTTTAGACAATTATCTATCGAGGATGGAATTATTTATGAAGTTTCTTAA
- the trmB gene encoding tRNA (guanosine(46)-N7)-methyltransferase TrmB, with product MPHIVFEKKELIPTPSQKDGVNFKFIAKSYNFTEKVRRTEYKIALENENKEFLLSLKPKDDNFMVKADKVTRISPVTLVKNALNAYVNLNEVKVLFSNTNNLKFKEETKNRYLKDINYFVDEFNSDKEIQIEIGFGSGRHLLHQAKTNPNVQFIGLEIHYPSIEQLLKQLELQDITNVLVVNYDARLFMEFIESNKVGKIFVHFPVPWDKKPHRRIYSNEFVNEALRVLKITGTLELRTDSRKYFDFCTEVLTNLPKGRITIDINKDLAVSSKYEDRWKKQGKNIYDVVLEAQNNDENINLNFDFSFDFKIDFNKMLITIPTKSIIESNYFIHVEELYTIEGSDNSGLVKVTMGNFDRPVTKYLYVKEGEISYYQGNPLPTSSNINAHEKLKEILSK from the coding sequence ATGCCACATATAGTATTTGAAAAAAAAGAATTAATCCCTACTCCATCACAAAAAGATGGAGTAAATTTTAAGTTTATTGCAAAATCATATAATTTCACAGAAAAAGTAAGAAGAACTGAATATAAAATTGCATTAGAAAATGAAAATAAAGAGTTTTTATTATCACTAAAACCCAAAGATGATAATTTCATGGTTAAAGCGGATAAAGTAACTAGAATTTCTCCTGTAACTTTAGTTAAAAATGCTTTAAATGCCTATGTAAATTTAAATGAAGTAAAAGTATTATTTTCAAATACAAATAATCTAAAATTTAAAGAAGAGACAAAAAATAGATATTTAAAAGATATTAATTATTTTGTTGATGAATTTAATAGTGATAAAGAGATTCAAATAGAGATTGGTTTTGGAAGTGGGAGACATCTTTTACATCAAGCAAAAACAAATCCTAATGTACAATTTATTGGTCTCGAAATTCATTATCCTTCAATTGAACAACTTCTAAAACAACTTGAGCTTCAAGATATTACAAATGTATTAGTTGTAAATTATGATGCAAGACTTTTTATGGAATTTATTGAATCAAATAAAGTTGGAAAAATATTTGTGCATTTCCCTGTTCCTTGGGATAAAAAACCACATAGAAGAATCTATTCAAATGAGTTTGTAAATGAAGCACTAAGAGTTCTTAAAATTACAGGAACATTGGAACTAAGAACTGATAGTAGAAAATATTTTGATTTTTGTACAGAAGTTTTAACAAATCTACCAAAAGGAAGAATTACTATTGATATTAACAAAGATTTAGCAGTATCAAGTAAATATGAAGATAGATGGAAAAAACAAGGTAAAAATATTTATGATGTAGTTTTAGAAGCACAAAATAATGATGAAAATATAAATCTAAATTTTGATTTTTCTTTTGATTTTAAAATTGATTTTAACAAAATGCTAATAACGATTCCTACAAAATCAATAATTGAAAGTAATTATTTTATTCATGTTGAAGAACTTTATACGATTGAAGGCTCTGATAATTCTGGACTTGTAAAAGTAACAATGGGAAATTTTGATAGACCTGTAACTAAATATTTATATGTAAAAGAAGGAGAAATTTCATATTATCAAGGAAATCCTCTTCCAACAAGTTCAAATATTAATGCCCATGAAAAATTAAAAGAGATTTTAAGTAAATGA
- a CDS encoding FtsW/RodA/SpoVE family cell cycle protein translates to MRLFDKRIISHFDYLLIIYVLPLIFISYHLIGETNERLANKQLVYYVISIFVFIGVFILPIRKKIRIIPFLYWLSIILLLAVEFVGVTKLGATRWLPIPFLHATIQPSELIKPTFILMLGYLIHHKPPPKNGYSFLDFSYFSFYILLPFLLIAKEPDLGTAMVLLLVGYGILFIIGVNWKIWATIFIVIGIASPFIYTYLIKDYQKKRITDFVSEEPSYHVQQSIIAIGSGGLTGKQSEEATQTQLKFLPISTSDFIFAYFVERYGFLGAIGLIFLYALIIMHLLSMNYYFKDDYVLRVFSSGLGLLIFFNMSVNILMVIGFAPVVGLPLPLFSYGGSSFINFIVTFAILENLLAFRYMNLYNYERKL, encoded by the coding sequence ATGCGTTTATTTGATAAAAGAATTATTTCCCATTTTGATTATTTGTTAATAATATATGTTTTACCTTTGATATTCATATCATACCATTTAATTGGTGAAACAAACGAAAGATTAGCTAACAAACAATTAGTATATTATGTAATTTCAATTTTTGTGTTTATTGGTGTTTTCATTTTACCTATAAGAAAAAAAATTAGAATTATTCCATTTTTATATTGGCTTAGTATTATATTATTACTTGCAGTTGAATTTGTTGGTGTTACAAAATTAGGAGCAACAAGATGGTTGCCCATTCCTTTTCTTCATGCAACTATACAACCATCTGAATTAATAAAACCAACATTTATTTTGATGCTAGGATATTTAATTCATCATAAACCACCACCTAAAAATGGTTATAGTTTTTTAGACTTTTCTTATTTCTCATTTTATATATTATTGCCATTTTTATTAATTGCAAAAGAACCAGATTTAGGAACAGCGATGGTTTTACTTTTAGTAGGATATGGTATTTTATTTATTATTGGAGTAAATTGGAAAATTTGGGCTACTATTTTTATAGTAATTGGTATTGCTTCTCCCTTTATTTATACGTATTTAATAAAAGATTATCAGAAAAAAAGAATTACTGATTTTGTTTCAGAAGAACCAAGTTACCACGTTCAACAATCAATTATTGCAATTGGTTCAGGTGGACTTACTGGAAAACAAAGTGAAGAGGCAACTCAAACTCAATTGAAATTTTTGCCAATTTCAACAAGTGATTTTATTTTTGCATATTTTGTTGAAAGATATGGATTTTTAGGTGCAATTGGATTGATATTTTTATATGCATTAATCATTATGCATTTACTTAGTATGAATTACTATTTTAAAGATGATTACGTCTTAAGAGTTTTTTCATCCGGATTAGGACTTCTAATATTTTTTAATATGAGTGTAAATATTTTAATGGTTATTGGTTTTGCACCAGTTGTTGGGCTTCCTTTACCTTTATTCTCTTATGGTGGAAGTTCTTTTATTAATTTCATTGTGACATTTGCAATTTTAGAAAATCTATTAGCATTTAGATATATGAATTTATATAATTATGAAAGAAAACTATAA
- a CDS encoding energy transducer TonB, which produces MKIIILAFIISITLHFFLFKKYKNDEFVKNNQKEEKVLKKSDVKFVKLKKIDPIPNESIQEKIEPKVENKIEKKVELPQPQKELVKKQNLQKPIEKKTDNIRKIDIEKSKQLQKKVLNEQIVNEKSLQDKTLEDFLSQKQPINKEILNELQKLYGEEYDKFTNVQKAYLEKNLNNFQTITQRVLNRLGYPPLAAKLKIGGVNIIEFMFHPDGSITGLRVIDSSGYAVLDEYSLELIEIAYKDYPKPQTSTKLRFNVQYRTY; this is translated from the coding sequence ATGAAAATTATTATCTTAGCCTTTATTATTTCAATAACTTTACATTTCTTCCTATTTAAGAAGTACAAGAATGATGAATTCGTAAAAAATAATCAAAAAGAAGAAAAAGTATTAAAAAAATCTGATGTTAAATTTGTAAAACTAAAAAAAATAGATCCAATACCAAATGAAAGTATTCAAGAAAAAATTGAACCAAAAGTTGAAAATAAAATAGAAAAAAAGGTTGAGTTACCACAACCTCAAAAAGAGCTAGTTAAAAAGCAAAATCTTCAAAAACCAATTGAGAAAAAAACTGATAATATTAGGAAAATTGATATAGAAAAATCTAAACAATTACAAAAAAAAGTTTTAAATGAGCAAATTGTAAATGAAAAATCCCTTCAAGATAAAACTTTAGAAGATTTTTTATCTCAAAAACAACCAATTAATAAAGAGATTTTAAATGAACTTCAAAAATTATATGGGGAAGAATATGATAAATTCACAAATGTTCAAAAAGCTTATTTAGAAAAAAATCTAAATAACTTTCAAACTATTACTCAAAGAGTTTTAAATAGATTAGGTTATCCACCACTTGCAGCAAAACTTAAAATTGGTGGCGTAAATATTATAGAATTTATGTTTCATCCCGATGGAAGTATTACAGGTTTGAGAGTTATTGACTCTTCTGGATATGCAGTTTTAGATGAGTATTCACTAGAATTAATTGAAATTGCATATAAAGATTATCCAAAACCTCAAACATCAACGAAACTAAGATTCAATGTACAATATAGAACATACTAA
- a CDS encoding fibronectin type III domain-containing protein: MLNLMKITSLATLILLLNGCTNVIDTLNPATNPKVDASIEVVNYNSIKSIPDMANIGFEWEKVNDSRVIGYNFYRTEIDKGSKELKLIKSIDNKYATHYVDKGLEPKTRYAYQISSRIDGGIESKTTDAYIVQTLPRIVPIDFVQAISNLPHSVKLLWKPHPDKRVGYYRIEKYNTFLNEWILLKTISQRLQAEYLDTGLDNNTSYKYRIKAFSFDDVESAPSKIVIAKTKPLPQVPLNIKASNNQNKEIILTWDASPTADVVKYAIYRSDFSLLGYSKIKEVDTNTHQFTDKTENSGKSYYYKVIAVDKDGLESDTTSVQGISFNNLSNPSTNVALIEQNNTDSKSQKIKL, from the coding sequence ATGTTAAACTTAATGAAAATAACATCATTAGCAACTTTAATACTTTTGCTTAATGGATGTACAAACGTAATTGATACTTTAAATCCTGCAACAAATCCAAAAGTTGATGCGAGTATAGAAGTTGTAAACTATAATTCTATTAAATCTATTCCGGATATGGCAAATATTGGATTCGAATGGGAAAAAGTAAATGATTCAAGAGTTATTGGTTATAATTTTTATAGAACAGAAATTGATAAAGGTTCAAAAGAATTAAAACTTATTAAATCAATTGACAATAAATATGCAACACACTATGTTGATAAAGGCTTAGAACCAAAAACAAGATATGCTTATCAAATTTCTTCAAGAATAGATGGAGGAATTGAATCAAAAACAACTGATGCATATATTGTTCAAACACTTCCACGAATTGTGCCTATTGATTTTGTTCAAGCAATATCAAATTTACCTCATAGTGTAAAATTATTATGGAAGCCACATCCTGATAAAAGAGTAGGATATTATAGAATTGAAAAATATAATACTTTTTTAAATGAATGGATACTTTTAAAAACTATTAGTCAAAGATTACAAGCTGAATATCTTGATACTGGATTAGATAATAATACAAGTTACAAATATAGAATAAAAGCTTTTAGTTTTGATGATGTTGAATCAGCACCAAGTAAAATTGTTATTGCAAAAACTAAACCACTTCCACAAGTACCTTTAAATATAAAAGCATCAAATAATCAAAATAAAGAGATTATCTTAACTTGGGATGCTTCACCTACTGCAGATGTTGTTAAATATGCAATATATAGAAGCGATTTTAGTTTACTTGGTTATTCAAAAATAAAAGAAGTTGATACAAATACTCATCAATTCACTGATAAAACTGAAAATAGTGGGAAAAGTTATTATTATAAAGTTATAGCTGTTGATAAAGACGGTTTAGAAAGTGATACAACTTCGGTTCAAGGTATAAGTTTCAATAACCTTTCAAATCCAAGTACAAACGTAGCTTTAATTGAACAAAATAATACAGATTCAAAATCACAAAAAATCAAATTATAA